The following nucleotide sequence is from Lysobacterales bacterium.
TCTACGCCGGCGACCTCAGGGGCAACTTCTGGCGGTTCAATCTGACTTCGGCTTCGCCAGCCAGTTGGGTATCTCCCGCCAATCGTTTGCTGATGCATTCCGCCAAGGATAGCGGTGGCAGTATTCAGCCGATTTCCGGTGGGCCCTCGATTGGTATCGATCCGGTTACCTTCAAGACCTGGGTGTTTTTCGGTACCGGGCGCCTGTTGAATTCGGATGACGTCATCAACGGTGACGGCACGCCAAATACCAAGGTGAATACTTGGTATGGATTGATCGATGATGGCGCAGCCATCGGCGCTCGCGCGACTGATTTGCAAAAGCGCAGCATCGTCGCAGCGGGAACGATCGCCGGCAACGTGGTGCGCGGGTTCGAGCAGAATACGGATCTCCCGGCAGGCAAGAAGGGCTGGTTTATCGACTTGCTCAAGCCGCCGACGCCTGGCACTGCCGAGGGCGAACGGATCATCGGTGATTCCGCCCTGATTGGAACAACCTTGCTGGTATCCAGCGTCATTCCGAATTCGGATGGTTGTGGTTCGGGTGGGCGCGGTTACGTCAACGCATTGGAAGCCTTTACCGGTACCAGTGTCGAGCCCAACTTCTTTGATGTAGACGGTGATGGCGAATACTCGGACGATGTGGTTACTTATGGCGGCAATACGCTTCCGGTAGGTTCCGTCGATCTCGGCGTCGCCATGCCCACTCAGGGTTTGGTGATCGACAATCTACTGTTCGTGGGTGGTTCTGGCGGTGGCAACAGCAGCGTGAAAGTCAACAATCCAGCGAATCAGGGACGTATTTCCTGGCGCGAACTGATCAAGGAGTGAAGTCCGTGAATGACTCAATTGCTTCGACCCGGAAAAATTGGCGATCCAAGTGTTCGCCGGCCAGTCATCGTGCTGGAGGCTTCACGCTTCTTGAACTGATGATCGTGGTGTCGATCATCGCGATTTTGGCGGCGATCGCTTACCCAAGCTTCATGGAACAGGTCGTGAAGACTCGGCGGAAAGCGGCAACGGGTTGCCTCATGGAAGCCGCCCAGTTCATGGAGCGGTATTACACGACTCGCCTGACCTATGTCGGCGCCGACCCTGCGCTGGCGTGCGAAACGGATATCGCCGATTCGTACGTCATCGCCGCACCCACTGGATTGACCGCAACGGCGTACAGCCTCACCGTCGTTCCGCAGGGTTCGCAGGCCACTCACGATACGAAGTGCGGCACCTTGGGTATCGACCAAGCCGGTATCCGCACCAAGTCGGGAACGGCATCAGCGGTCAGTGATTGTTGGGGTTGATCCTGATTTAAGCGCAGCCGTTCTCGGCTGTGCTGCTTGATTCGCAACAACATAAAACAAAAAGCCTGCGAGTGATCGCAGGCTTTTTGTTGATCTGGCTCCCCGAGCTGGATTCGAACCAGCGACACACGGATTAACAGTCCGTTGCTCTACCGACTGAGCTATCGGGGAATTGGAAGGGCGCGCATGATCGTGATTTCAGCGCCTACTGTCAAGTTTGCGATTCGGAAGGCTGCGGCCAATCGGTGGTGATCCACGCGTTTGGACCTTGGAGTTCCTGATCGACGAAGTCGGGATGAAGCAGTTGTACCTCCCATACCAGATCGATACCGTGGTTTTCGCCAGCCATCAGCGGTGGCATCAGGTCGGTGAAGATGGGGTCGAAATCGACATCGCCATCGAGATGGTCGGAGAGCGGCGCTCCCGCCGGGATGAGGGGCAGGAACTGCTCAAACAGCACCACTGCCTGAACGGGCTCCTGAAATTTGCGCGTCTTGGTTTCCTTGCCCGAGCGTTCGGTGTACTGGCCGTTCTCGCGATTTGCCGCGACGACGCGCAATGTGCTGCGTTCTAACGGTACCCGTGCCTCGCCTTCGACCAGCATACGCGCGGCAATGCGCTCGCCGCGGCGCGGGGTGCTGACCGCTGCGGTGAGGCTGATCCGCATATAGCGACGCAGCCTTGCGCGCAGGACGAGCCATAGCCCGGCACCGAGAACGCCGCTGCCGGCGAGCGATTTCATCGCCGGAGACTCACTACCGTCGCTGCCGTGCTGGTCGTACCAAATCGCGCTCGACTCGGGCACTACTTGGTCATGCATGCCAATTGCGGCATTGCCGCCACCGAGCACACCAGCGATGCCGAGCAACACCTTGGCGATGAACCGATCTTTGGGCGACAGTGCGCGCAGGTTTGCCGCAAGCGAGTACTGGTCAGGTGGTTCGACCCACTTCGCTGCTTGCGCGGCATCGCCTTGTGGCGTGAGTAGCGGGGCGTCCACTGGTGCTTCCAGCGTTGTGTCGAAGATCACGCCATCGTCGACACGAAGCTTCGCCACCATTTCGATGTCGATCTTGTGGCCTTTGTAGCGATAGCCTTGAATCAGCGTGCTTGCGATCGGTACGCGCAACTGCGTTGCCGTGACCTTCACCGCCTGTTCGAACACCTGCTTGTTGGCGTCGACGCCGCTGCTGCGCTTCACATCGACGCGTAAGCGCAGCGACAGGACTGCATCATGGCCGACCAGATTCGCGGCGATGCCAGAGAGTTCGCAGACTGGATGTTCGCCGGTCAACCCGTAGTCGATGCGTGCGCTAAAAGTCGAACTCATGGCGGGTTGCTCCGAGCGTAGTCAACGAAACTGTATCCGTAAGCGTGGCGAGTGTCTGCCGTGTGGACTTGGCGCGAAGTCTCGCGCCAGTCGCTGGCGTCAAATGCCGGAAACCATGCGTCGGCATCCGCAAGTGCGACGTCGACGTGAGTCAGGTGCAAGGTGTCGGCGTGTTGCAAGGCAAGTGCATAGATTTCGCCGCCGCCAATCACAAACAGGCGTCGATCGGCGTGCGCGATGGCATCTTCCAGTGTCGCCACCGCCAACATGCCCGGAACCGGGGAGTGGCCACTGCGCGTCAACACCAGATTGTTGCGTCCGGGCAGGGCGCGTCCGATCGATTGCGCGGTTTTTCGGCCCATCAAAATGGTGTGACCAGTGGTCAACGCCTTAAAGCGTTTTAGGTCGTCCGGTAGCGACCACGGCAATTGGTTGTGCAGGCCAATCGCGCGGTTGCGATCAATTGCGGCAATCAGCGAAAGTGCGTTCATCAGTGCAGCTTACGCACTGCGCAGCGCGCGATCGAGTACGCGTCGAATCGCGGTGGGTAACGCCAGATTGACGAAGCGTTCTGGACGGTGCCATTCGTGGTTCGCATCGGCGACAGCGACGGCGCTGTCGAGCCGCGCGGTCAGCGGCTCGATGTCGAGTTTGCCGTGGGTAAAGACGTGACGATAGACCGCGCCACGACAGGGTGCTGTGGTGCTTTTCCAGCGTGTTGCCAATTCCCGTTCGGCGGCCTCTCCCGTATCGAACTCCGGCAGACCGAGCAACCCGCCCCAGATTCCGCTCGGCGGACGCCGCTCGAACAATACTTGTCCGTCTCGGTCGACCAGCACCAGCATCACGATGCGGCGTGTCGGGGTGACTTTGCGCGCCTTCGGTGTTGGCAGCAGTGCGACGCAATCGGTGGCGAGTGCGACGCAATCTTTGCGCAGCGGACAGGTGACGCAGTTCGGGCGCTTTGGCGTGCACACGGTCGCGCCGAGATCCATCAGCGCCTGCGTGTAGTCGCTGATGCGAGCATCCGGAAGTCGCGATTCCGCGATCGCCCAGAGTTGCCGTTCGACCGTCGATTGACCGGGAAATCCGCTGACGCCGCGGTGTCGTGCCAGTACCCGTTTCACATTACCGTCGAGGATGGCGGCACGCATGTGATGTGCTTGCGCCAAGATGGCTGCGGCGGTGCTGCGGCCGATGCCGGGCAGGGCGACAAGTTCATCCAAGGTGTTGGGTAATTCACCAGAATGATGCTCAGTGCAGCGTTGTGCTGCACGATGCAGGTTGCGGCCACGACTGTAATACCCCAATCCCGACCAGTGGGAGAGCACCTCGTCGACCGTGGCCGCAGCCAACGTGGCGAGATCCGGGAAGCGCGTGACGAATCGTTCGAAGTACGGAATGACCGTCGTAACTTGGGTTTGTTGCAGCATCACTTCGCTGAGCCAGACTCGGTACGGCGAGCGCGCTTGCTGCCAAGGCAGATCATGGCGGCCATGGGCATCGAACCAGCGCAATAGCCGTGCTGCGAAATCCGTGTCGGTCATGCGTGATTGCCAGGCTCCGGCAACAAACCATCGACGAACTCTTCGGCATCGAATACGCGCAGGTCGAGAATTCCTTCGCCGACGCCGATGAAGCGAATCGGTACGCCGATTTCTCGTGCGAGCGCGAACACCACGCCACCCTTGGCAGTACCGTCGAGCTTGGTTACCACCAGTCCGGTCAAGCCAACGGCCTGATGAAACTGGCGCGCTTGGTTCAGCGCATTCTGGCCAGTATTGCCGTCGATGACCAACAGCGTCTCATGCGGCGCGCTGGGGTCGAGTTTGCCCATCACGCGCTTGACCTTGGCGAGTTCGTCCATCAGTCCGGCTTGTGTGTGCAATCGGCCGGCGGTGTCCGCGATCAGCACGTCGGCGTTACGAGATTTTGCTGCCGCGATGGCGTCGAATATCACCGACGCGGAATCGGCACCGTCGCGCTGTGCGATCACCGGCACGTGGTTGCGGTCGCCCCAGGTCTTCAGTTGTTCGACCGCCGCCGCGCGAAAGGTATCGCCGGCCGCGAGCATGACGTCCAGGCCTTCGCGCTTCATCCACTTCGCGAGCTTGCCGATGGTCGTGGTCTTGCCCGCGCCATTGACGCCAACGACGAGCAGTACATGGGGCTTCACGTCGTCGCGGATCTCCAGCGCTTGCTCGATCGGGCGCAGCATCGCGACCATCTGCCGGCGCAGGTGCGCGAACAGCGCCGGCACGTCGGCGAACTCGCGCGCCTGCATGCGTCGGCGCAGGTCGTCGAGCAGTTCCACGGTCGCTTTCACGCCGACATCGGCACTCAGCAGGCTGGTTTCAAGCTGGTCGAGCAGATCGTCGTCGAGGCGTGGATGCGAGGACAGCAACGCGCTGACCTGGCGCCCCAGCAGGCTGCTGCGCAATCGATCCCGCCACGTCGGAGACGCGCCGTCCGGTTCGGGGGTGGCAACGGCCGGGCGGGTCGGTTCGGTCGCCGCCGGCACGGTTTCCGGCTTGCGCTTGAAGATTCGGAACATCGGGAGTCCTTGAATTGCCAAAAATGCTAGCAGGGAGTCATGCGGCTTGATTCGGGCGGCGCGTCCGGTTCCAATCGGGCTTGGTCCATGAGGTTTCAACCAAGAAGGGGGAGTGCCATGCGCAAGTCGATGTTGTTGTGGGGTGCCGTCATCGCGATGGCGATTGGTCCGGTGGTCGTGCGCGCCGGTGCCTATGATTCGGTGGTGAAGGTCGTCAACAAATCTCTGTGGGACATCCATGAACTCTATCTGTCCTCGACTTCGCAGGAAGACTGGGGCCCGGATCAGTTGGGCGACGAGGTCGTCGCCAGTGGCGACAGTTTCCAGCTGCACGGCATTCCCTGCGACGACTACGACGTCAAGCTGGTCGACGAGGACGGGGACTCTTGCGTGGTCGGCGGCGTCACGCTGTGTGCCGACTCCGACGCATGGGTGATCACCGACGAAGACCTGCTGGCCTGCCAGGTCGTCACCGAAGAATGAGTCGTGGCGACGGCCGCATCCGCATCATCGCGGGGCGGCTGCGCGGATCGCGGATCGATGTCCCGGATCGGCCTGGACTCAGGCCGACTCCGGATCGCGTGCGAGAGACTTTGTTCAACTGGCTGGCACCCTATGTCGAGGGTGCCCGCGTACTCGATTTGTTCGCAGGGACCGGCGTGCTCGGCATCGAGGCGCTGTCGCGCGGCGCGGGCGAGGTCGAATTCGTCGAATCCGAACGAGGCTTGGCCGAAGCCTTGCGAGCGACGCTGGCGCGGCTGAAGCAATCGGCGAGCGTGCATGGCATGGCGGCCGCGCAATTCCTGACGGCTGCGCGCGCGCCCTACGCGGTGGTGTTTCTCGACCCGCCATTCGACGCGAACCTGTGGTCGGCCACCGCCGAGCGTCTGGAAACAGGCGGGTTTCTCGCCGAGGCTGCGATGATCCACGTCGAGTCCCCGCGCGGCCTGTCGCCGCCGCTACCGACAAACTGGCGACTGCATCGCGAGTTGTTGGCGGGCGAGGTTCGTGCCGCGCTCTATCGACGGGTCGCACCGGTCGGGTAAGCTGCGCGCGCCGCCACTGCCGAGCATCGACTTGCCCCAGTATTCGCCACGTACCGCGGTCTATCCCGGCACTTTCGACCCGATGACGAATGGGCACACCGACCTCGTGCACCGGGCGGCGCCGCTGTTCGAGAAGCTGTATGTCGCGATCGCCGAAAGCCCCGGCAAGGGACCGGTCTTTCCGCTGTCGCAACGCATCGAGCTGGCGCGCGTGGCGATCGGGCCGGTGGCCAATGTCGAAATCGTCGGATTCGACTCTTTGCTCGCCGAGTTCGTGGGCGTAATCGGTGCCGGAGTGATCCTGCGTGGCCTGCGTGCGGTATCGGATTTCGAGTACGAGTTTCAGTTGGCGAGCATGAATCGCCATCTGATTCCGCGTGTCGAAACCCTGTTCCTGACGCCGGCCGAACAGTACAGCTTCATTTCGTCGTCCCTGGTGCGCGAAATCGCGCGTCTGGATGGCGATATTTCCGGCTTTGTCCATCCCGCGGTCCAGCAGGCATTGAAGACCCGCTGGCGCACCGCACTGTAATCCTTAGTCCATTCCGGGGTATGCCATGAAGAACCTGTTCCGTGTCGCCGTACTGCTGAGCCTGCCGCTGTTCGCGATCAGTGCCTGCAAGAAGGAAGAAGCCGCCAAGCCCGCCGTCGTCGCAGCCGCGGTCACGATGCCGACCGATCCGAACGACACCGCGGCCTGGAAGAATTATCTCGTCGGCGTCGCCAAGCAGAACATGGAGGGCATCCGCCAGCGCCCCTACTTCTATTACGTGCCGGCCGGCGACACCCCGGAAGTGCTGGAACAGGTCGATCGCCAGATGTCCGATGTCACCGATGTGGTCGGCCGCGGCATCCTGCCGGGCAACATGATCGCCTTCGGTTCGCCGAACTCGGCGCGCATGGCCGACGTGATCATCGAAGCCTTCAAGGTGGCGCGACCGGCCTCGTTGAAGGAGGTGCGCGTGCTCTTCATCGGCGCCGCTGAAGACGAGCAGCGCGTGCGCGACGCGGTGGCGCCCAGCGCCGCCGACTACGTGTTCGTCGAGGCGAAATAACGCTTTGTCGGGGCGGCACTCGTGGCCGCCCCTGATGCAGTCGGATCGATCACGGTGGGCCGTGAGACAATGGCCGAATGTCCCTGCTGATCAACGATCTCTGCGTCAATTGCGATGTCTGCGAACCGGTCTGCCCGAACAAGGCGATCAGCGCCGGCAAGCATGTCTACGAAATCGATCCGACCCTGTGCACCGAATGCGTCGGCCACTTCGACGTCCCGCAATGCGTGGCGGTCTGCCCGGTTGAATGCATCGATCCTGACCCACAGGTCCCAGAGACGCACGAGCAGTTGCTCGCCAAATACGCATTGCTGATGCGCCAGCAGGAGATCAAGACATGAAGATTCATCGCTATCTGGGCGGGCTGGCGCTCGGGCTCGCGTTCACTGCCCTCGCGATTGCGGAAACACCGAAGGCTCCGGGCAAGGCGGCGATCGCCAGCGCGCACCATCTCGCCACCGACGCCGGGTTCGAAGTGCTGGCCGCGGGGGGCAATGCCTTCGACGCCGCGATCGCCGTGACCGCGGCCCTGGCCGTGGTCGAATCCTCGTCCAGCGGCATTGGCGGGGGAGGATTCTGGCTGCTGCATCGCGCCAGCGATGGCAAGGAGATCATGATCGATGGGCGCGAGAGCGCGCCGCTCGCCGTCGATGCGAAAGCCTATCTCGACGCCGCGGGCCAACTCGATCGCGACAAGAGCGTGAACGGCGCGCTCGCTGGCGGCATTCCCGGCGAACCCGCCGCGCTGGTGCATCTCGCGCAGCATTACGGGCGATTGCCGCTGAAGAAGTCGTTGGCACCGGCGATCCGGCTGGCCCGCGACGGTTTTCCGCTGGAAGACCGCTTGCGCGGCATGCTGGCGATGCGTCAGGAGGTGATGCTGCGTTACCCGGCGTCACGCGCCGTGTTCTTCCCGAAGGGCGAGCTGCTGCCGCTCGGCACCCTCATCAAGCAGCCGGATTTGGCCAGTACCCTGGAAGCGATCGCCGATCGTGGCTTCGACGGGTTCTACAAGGGCAAGCTGGCACGAAAGCTTGTGGACGGCGTGCGTGCGCAGGGCGGCAACTGGACGTTGGCCGATCTTGCGAACTACAAGGCGATCGAACGCGAACCCCTGCGCTTCGACTACCGGGGCGTGCGTATCGTTACCGCAGCGCCACCATCGTCCGGCGGCGTTCTGCTCGCAACCATTCTGAACATCGTCGAAGGGTATGACTACGCGAAGCTCGGTCGCGTCGATCGCATCCACGTGCTGACCGAAGCAATGCGCCGCGCCTATCGCGACCGCAGCTTCATCCTCGGTGACCCGGACTTCGTGCAGATGCCGATCCGCCTGCTGACCAGCAAGGATTACGCGGCCGGCCTGCGTGGCTCGATCCGCATGGATCGGGCCACGCCGTCGTCGTCGCTGCCGGAAGGTCGGGTCGTCGAAGGCGGCACCGACACCACGCATTTCTCCGTGATCGATGCCGACGGCAACATGGCGGCGGTCACCGCGAGCGTGAACCTGCCGATGGGCTCGGGGTTCATCATTCCGGGCACCGGCGTGCTGTTGAACAACGAGATGGACGATTTCGCGCTGGCCGCGAACCAGGCCAATGCCTATGGCCTGATCGGCACCGATGCGAACGCGCCGAAGCCGGGCAAGCGCATGCTCTCGACGATGTCGCCGACCTTTGCGTTCGGGCCGGACCGCATCGCGGTGATCGGCACGCCGGGCGGTTCACGCATCGCGACCATGGTGCTGATCGGGTTGATCGAATTCGTCGAAGGCAGGTCGGCCGCGGAAGTCGTCGCGACCCCGCGCTTCCATCATCAATACCTGCCGGACGCGATCTCGGCCGAAGCCGGCGCGATCGCGAAGGACGATGCGACGGCGTTGCGTGCGCGCGGTCACGTGATCAGCGATGGCGAAAGGCCCTGGGGCAACATGAATCTGGTGGTCTGGGATCTGAAGTCGAATACGCTGAGTGGCGCCAGCGACCCGCGTGGTGTGGTCGGCAAAGCCGATGTGCGTTGAGGTGATGCCATGACGATCCAGCTCTGGTCAGTGCTCGGCAACAGCCAGAAACTCGATGGTGGCGCGATGTTCGGCAATGCGCCGAAAGCGGTGTGGGCGAAGTGGATCGCGCCGGACGAGCAGAACCGCATCCCGCTCGCCTGTCGGGCCTTGTATGCCCGCGGCGTGAATGGCAAGCGCGTGTTGTTCGAAACCGGCATCGGCGCCTTCTTCGAGCCGAAGCTGCGCGAACGTTACGGCGTGGTCGAGGAACGCCATGTGCTGCTCGATTCGCTGGCGGCGATCGGCGTATCGCACGAAGACATCGACGCGGTGGTGATCTCGCACCTGCATTTCGATCACGCCGGCGGCCTGCTCGCGCCGTGGGCCGAAGGACAGGCGCCGCAGCTGCTGTTTCCGAATGCGCGCTACATCGTTGGCGCCGAAGCCTGGGCCCGCGCGAAGTCGCCGCATCCGCGCGATCGCGCCTCGTTCATTCCCGAACTCTGCGATCTGCTCGAAGCGTCGAGTCGACTGGAGATCGTGCACGGCGACCGTTGCGATACGCTTGGCGACGACGTGCGATTCAGCTACTCGAACGGGCACACGCCGGGGCTGATGCTGGCCGAGATCGGCGGTGCCGGAGGCGTCGTGTTCTGCGCCGACCTGATTCCCGGCCGGCCCTGGGTCCATTTGCCGATCACCATGGGCTACGACCGCTATCCGGAAATGTTGATCGACGAGAAGCGCGACTTCCTCGAAGACAAGCTGGCACGCGGCCTGCGGCTTTATTTCACGCACGATCCGGATTGCGCACTTGCCGAGGTCACGCGCGATGCGGCGGGCCGCTTCGGCACCACTGCGATGCAGAACGAATTGCTCGACTACGCCTTGACCACTTCCTGATGTCAGACCGACCCCTACCGGAGTACGACCATGATCAAGCTCGCCCATCTCGGTTTCGCCCTGCTTGCCTTGTTTGCCGTGGAGATGGCGGTGGCGGACGAGTCCAAGCCCGCGCCAGCAGCGACGCTCAATGCCGCGGGTGGCTGGGGTGAAGTGATCGCGGTCGATGCAAAGACCGCGGCACTGGGCACCTCGCTGGAGAAACTCAGCGCCGACAACGCCCGCATCGACGGCGTGTTCAGCGGTCGTGTCGGCAAGGTCTGCCAGAAGCAGGGGTGCTGGCTGCAGTTGGTCGACGGCGAGCAGATGGCGCGGGTGATGACGAACCACGCGTTCACCGTGCCGAAGGACTTGAGCGGCAATGCCGTGGTCAGCGGAACGCTGGAACGTATCGAGATCGGCGAGGATGAGGCGCGGCACATGGCCGAAGATGCCGGAAAGGCTTTTGATCCGACCGCATCGCGGGTCGAGTTCCGGATTTCGGCGCGCGGCGTCGCCACCGCGAAGTAAGTCATGAGCGGCGAACTGCGCGACGCCCGTCGCGATTTCCTGCGGCGCAGTGCCGGTCTCGGGTTGGGAGCCAGCCTGCCGTTCGCCAGCCTGTTCGGATTGGCCGGTTGCCGAACGCATGCGCCGCAGCGCGAATCGTCGGCGAGCGCCGTCGGCTATGGGCCCCTGCGTCCGGTCGCGGACGACACCACGGGACTCGAACTGCTGCGCTTGCCCGATGGCTTTCGCTATCGGAGCTTTGGCTGGAGCGGCGAATCGATGCGCGGCGGCGTCATTCCGTTTGCACACGACGGCATGGGTGTGGTCGGGCATTCCGGTTCGGTCTGCACCCTGATTCGCAACCACGAGGTCACCACGTCGACGGGTGCGATCGGCGCCGACGCGTTGCAGTACGAGGCGCCGGCAGCTGGCGGTTGCGTGGCTTTCGATTTCGATCTGGACACCGGCACGGCGCGCGACTTCCGCGCCGTGCTCGGCGGCACGCTGCAGAACTGCGCCGGTGGCACGACCCCCCGCGGAACCTGGTTGAGTTGCGAGGAAATGACCTTCGATCCGGCCACCGGATTCGACGACAAGGGCCGGCAACGGCCGGAGTTGCACAAGCCGCACGGATATGTGTTCGAAGTCTTCCCGGACGGCATTCGAGCGCCCGAGTTGATCCGCGGCATGGGGCTGTTCAAGCACGAAGCCGCGGCCACCGATCCGGCGACCGGCATCGTCTATCTGACCGAGGATGGCCGTGGTCCATCCGGGTTCTATCGCTATCTGCCGCTCGACCCGGAGCGCCTGTCGAAGGGCGGTGCCCTGCAGATGCTGGCGGTCAGAGGTCGCGCCGACCTGCGCAAAGGGGTGCCGGTCGGCGCGCGGTTCGACGTGCATTGGGTACCGATCGCCGAGTCCGAGCGCTTGAAGCCGGAACCCAACCTGCAGGGTGCGGCCGTTGCCGAGCAGGGGCTCGCGCTCGGTGCGAGTGGCTTTGCGCGTCTCGAAGGCTGCCACATCCATGGCGGCACGATCTTCTTCACGTCGACCAGCGGCGGCGATTTCGGGCACGGCCAGATCTGGGCGTACCGGCCGCGCGAACAAACCCTGAGTCTGTTGTTCGAGGCACGAACGACGGACGCGCTCGACTATCCGGACAACCTCTGCGTGACCCCTCGCGGCGCCTTGCTGATCAACGAGGACAACGACAGCGGTCATCCGCAACGCATGGTCGGCATGGACATGGAGGGACGGACCTTCGCCTTCGCCGAGAGCAATGTCGTTCTCGCGGGCGAACGCGGCTTCACCGGCGATTTCCGCTACGAGGAATGGTGCGGCGTGTGCTTTTCGCCGGACGGGCGCTGGCTGTTCGCGAACTGCTACACGCCCGGATTCACGGTGGCGATCACCGGACCGTGGGAGAACGGGCCGTTGTAGGAGCGGCCCATCGATCGCGATTCGATTCGCCTAACGCCAGGGCGATCCATCGGCATTGCGCTCGGCGAAATACAGGCCGGCCCAGAGCTTCGGATCCATCGGATGACCGGCTGCAGCCTTGGCGACCAGCCAGGCCGCGGCATCCTTGAGCGGCACATGGTGCACGACGATGTTTTCGGTCTCGTCGCCACCGCCGTCGCCCACGCGCGTCAGCCCGGTGGCGCGCACGAAATGGGCGATCTCGGTGCTCAGCCCGGATGAAACCGGTCCGCCGGCGACGTAGTCGATGCGTGCCGCTTCGTAGCCGGTTTCTTCGATCAGTTCGCGATGGGCACTGCTGATGGCATCTTCGTGCTCGCTGCCTTCGAGGTCGCCGATCAGTCCGGCCGGCATCTCGATCGTGATCGCGTTCAAGGGCGGGCGAAACTGTTCGACGAAGACCAGTTCGTCCTGATCGGTCAGCGCAACGACGATCACGGCTCCTTTCGGATTCGCGCGTTCGACGAATTCCCAGCCGCCGCGCCGACGCACATTCAGCCAGCGTCCGTTGAAAAGCAATTCGGTTTCCGTCATGGTGCGCGCCCCTCGATCCAGCCAGCATGCTAGCGGCCGGCTTTCCGCGCCCGCAATGCATGATTCGGCTCGGCGCGTGAAACTTCCGCGCCATCGGCTGGTCTGAGCCCCGTTCCATTTCCGAGGTTGCCCATGCGTGTTCTGCATTCCGTCCTGACTGTCGCGTTGGCGTCGCTGCTGTTCCAGCCGATGTCGGCACTGGCCGAATCGCCAGCGAACACCGCTCCGGCCGCGACCTCCGAAGCCGCTGCCAAAGTGGCCGTTCCGCCCCTGCTCGCGCGTCCGGCGGAGCGACCGAAAGTGGTGCCGCGAGTGCCGACCGAGACCGAGAACCAGATCGATACGGTCACCGATGCACTGACCCTGGTGCGCCTCGCCAAGCAGTTCGAATTGGCCAAGGACTGGCGCCACCAGGCCTATGCATTGGCCAAGCTGTTCGCGATGCGGCCGATGCAGGGCACCGTGGGCTACGAACTGGCCGCGGCCTATGCCCGCCAGGACGACAAGCGCAATGCCTACGACGTGCTGGTGCGCCTGCAGAGCACGGGCTACGGTTTCGATCCCAGCAAGGACGCGCGCTTCGACAAGATCAAGGGCACACGCGTCTGGGACTATGTCGTGCT
It contains:
- a CDS encoding pilus assembly protein PilE, which encodes MIVVSIIAILAAIAYPSFMEQVVKTRRKAATGCLMEAAQFMERYYTTRLTYVGADPALACETDIADSYVIAAPTGLTATAYSLTVVPQGSQATHDTKCGTLGIDQAGIRTKSGTASAVSDCWG
- a CDS encoding dihydrofolate reductase, with the translated sequence MNALSLIAAIDRNRAIGLHNQLPWSLPDDLKRFKALTTGHTILMGRKTAQSIGRALPGRNNLVLTRSGHSPVPGMLAVATLEDAIAHADRRLFVIGGGEIYALALQHADTLHLTHVDVALADADAWFPAFDASDWRETSRQVHTADTRHAYGYSFVDYARSNPP
- the mutY gene encoding A/G-specific adenine glycosylase: MTDTDFAARLLRWFDAHGRHDLPWQQARSPYRVWLSEVMLQQTQVTTVIPYFERFVTRFPDLATLAAATVDEVLSHWSGLGYYSRGRNLHRAAQRCTEHHSGELPNTLDELVALPGIGRSTAAAILAQAHHMRAAILDGNVKRVLARHRGVSGFPGQSTVERQLWAIAESRLPDARISDYTQALMDLGATVCTPKRPNCVTCPLRKDCVALATDCVALLPTPKARKVTPTRRIVMLVLVDRDGQVLFERRPPSGIWGGLLGLPEFDTGEAAERELATRWKSTTAPCRGAVYRHVFTHGKLDIEPLTARLDSAVAVADANHEWHRPERFVNLALPTAIRRVLDRALRSA
- the ftsY gene encoding signal recognition particle-docking protein FtsY: MFRIFKRKPETVPAATEPTRPAVATPEPDGASPTWRDRLRSSLLGRQVSALLSSHPRLDDDLLDQLETSLLSADVGVKATVELLDDLRRRMQAREFADVPALFAHLRRQMVAMLRPIEQALEIRDDVKPHVLLVVGVNGAGKTTTIGKLAKWMKREGLDVMLAAGDTFRAAAVEQLKTWGDRNHVPVIAQRDGADSASVIFDAIAAAKSRNADVLIADTAGRLHTQAGLMDELAKVKRVMGKLDPSAPHETLLVIDGNTGQNALNQARQFHQAVGLTGLVVTKLDGTAKGGVVFALAREIGVPIRFIGVGEGILDLRVFDAEEFVDGLLPEPGNHA
- the rsmD gene encoding 16S rRNA (guanine(966)-N(2))-methyltransferase RsmD; its protein translation is MSRGDGRIRIIAGRLRGSRIDVPDRPGLRPTPDRVRETLFNWLAPYVEGARVLDLFAGTGVLGIEALSRGAGEVEFVESERGLAEALRATLARLKQSASVHGMAAAQFLTAARAPYAVVFLDPPFDANLWSATAERLETGGFLAEAAMIHVESPRGLSPPLPTNWRLHRELLAGEVRAALYRRVAPVG
- the coaD gene encoding pantetheine-phosphate adenylyltransferase, which gives rise to MPQYSPRTAVYPGTFDPMTNGHTDLVHRAAPLFEKLYVAIAESPGKGPVFPLSQRIELARVAIGPVANVEIVGFDSLLAEFVGVIGAGVILRGLRAVSDFEYEFQLASMNRHLIPRVETLFLTPAEQYSFISSSLVREIARLDGDISGFVHPAVQQALKTRWRTAL
- a CDS encoding YfhL family 4Fe-4S dicluster ferredoxin, yielding MSLLINDLCVNCDVCEPVCPNKAISAGKHVYEIDPTLCTECVGHFDVPQCVAVCPVECIDPDPQVPETHEQLLAKYALLMRQQEIKT
- the ggt gene encoding gamma-glutamyltransferase, with translation MKIHRYLGGLALGLAFTALAIAETPKAPGKAAIASAHHLATDAGFEVLAAGGNAFDAAIAVTAALAVVESSSSGIGGGGFWLLHRASDGKEIMIDGRESAPLAVDAKAYLDAAGQLDRDKSVNGALAGGIPGEPAALVHLAQHYGRLPLKKSLAPAIRLARDGFPLEDRLRGMLAMRQEVMLRYPASRAVFFPKGELLPLGTLIKQPDLASTLEAIADRGFDGFYKGKLARKLVDGVRAQGGNWTLADLANYKAIEREPLRFDYRGVRIVTAAPPSSGGVLLATILNIVEGYDYAKLGRVDRIHVLTEAMRRAYRDRSFILGDPDFVQMPIRLLTSKDYAAGLRGSIRMDRATPSSSLPEGRVVEGGTDTTHFSVIDADGNMAAVTASVNLPMGSGFIIPGTGVLLNNEMDDFALAANQANAYGLIGTDANAPKPGKRMLSTMSPTFAFGPDRIAVIGTPGGSRIATMVLIGLIEFVEGRSAAEVVATPRFHHQYLPDAISAEAGAIAKDDATALRARGHVISDGERPWGNMNLVVWDLKSNTLSGASDPRGVVGKADVR